A window of Chanodichthys erythropterus isolate Z2021 chromosome 16, ASM2448905v1, whole genome shotgun sequence genomic DNA:
attaatcatagcacctattttacagtttgtttagacgttttcggagatgtgagctccagaCCGTCAGCAGCCGTTCAGGGCTCGTgtacccgccgagaacagcttaatTTCGGCCAGTGCTTCAGGGATTTGACGCTGTGTCTTATAGTGGTTATACAtgaaatataattcattttgggtacataaaacaggcaatctttggtcttattaatctactACTTGTTCCTGAGCAAATCGAATTGGGCtatgttaaattaaataatttaatattaaggctATATGTAACTTATGTCCTgtagagcactgcttttgtacattatgtttgactgaattgttcaATTATGTTTAATTCCTATTGTCTTTTATAATAGCTAttgttattaatttaaatattattgcaaccaccccgagtaccctagcaaccgcatagcaacaccttaacaaccgtatagcaacaccttagcaaccacaccgagtaccttagcaacaccctagcaacaccctagcaaccaccccgagtaccctagcaaccacatggcaacaccttagcaaccacctagagtaccctagcaactgcatagcaacaccttagcaatcgcccagagtaccctagcaactgcatagcaacaccctagcaaccaccccgaataccctagcaaccgcatagcaacaccttagcaaccaccccaagtaccttagcaaccgcatagcaacaacttagcaaccacctagagtaccctagcaaccgcatagcaacaccttagcaaccacccagagtaccctagcaaccacatagcaacaccttagcaaccacctagagtaccctagcaaccacaatgcaacaccctagcaatcacccagagtaccttagcaactgcatagcaacaccctagcaaccacataacaccttagcaactgccttgAGTACCCtgactaactatctatctatctatcttactATCTATTTCAAAACaactaaactaaaacaaacttttaaactttaaagtccgcgtgaaccggaagttgcaaacgacttttcttcagtgctgtgacgtatttccaagtgaaacggaatattgaatagagggcagagttttattttagcgctcctcctctccatctctctctcataGCAAACTAACGGtcggaggggagtggtttaagtgtttacaacccaagccgtcaaactgatgtcATCTGAGGAGGGGCACCGTTGCAGAggggaggagcattttcagattttgattaaatattacgaagccaaacaatttttttgtgtggattgactttcacggatgaattgttcaccacaaaactagcaatttgagctaacaaaataaataaggtcaattttgatttcatgtgtactttaaactttataaactacttcaaactttctggactggctttttcaagccaacgtTATATGAAAGTTATATTAATACACCATTAGATGACGGCAAACTTTACGCAACTTGTAACGATAGTTTGCTTAGACTACACAGGAATAAGGAAAATACTGCTGAAAATACTGGTTATACTACTAAACTTCAAGCTAAACAGCTAAACAAAGGTGTTGACAAACCTGTTACAGCCTGCTTGTTACATTTTCCCTCTATCTGATTTCTCAGTATCAGACTGAAAGCAGCGACGTCACTAAAATATCTTACACCTGGCCTGAGTGAGTGAAGATAAAGCACAGAACAAGTAAACAGGTAGGCTACTTTATTATATCACATGATATATTCTTTATAACATTGACGTTTGAATTCttggaatgtttttatcatgGTTGCATCTTAAATATCGTTCACTGGCCTGTCTAGAAAAGATAATCTTTAGTAGGCCTATTAGATAGCAAAGGATAGTATTGCTTTATGAGCCCTCAGGAGCTGATGGGATCGTTTGTGTGTATTGTGTAAATACTATTCAATTTGTCTGTGTGCTATTTCAGTAGTGACTGTGAATAGGCTATGTCATGCCAAGTACATAATTTTACATATGTTCCAGACCGTCTGTGCATTAATGGTGGGGATTTTTGGAGATATATCTAACTGCAGAACCACAGAACCACAAGTCACAGCAGTTTGAGGACAACAGCATCAGACTTTAAAGGGtgagttcacctaaaaatgaaaattctgtcatcatttactcaccctcatgtcattcatctttggaacacaaataaagatatttttgatgaaatctgagcgctttctgtccctccattggcAGCAACACAACTGATATTTGATGCTTcaagaagttcataaagagatcgtaaaactcagatttcatcagTTCAGTCGgtattttcaccccaaaatggttGTCCTGTTGTCGCTGTTGTCCTCAGACTGCTGTGACATATGGTTTTGCAGACTCTTTCTGCATCTTACATATTTGAGCCAGTAGATGGCGACAACAAGTGACCGTCTTTATGagtgattcattcaaaacaatgATTAATTCAACAAGTTTTTATAAGTAAGCGGCCATTCAAACAGAACACGTTTTTTGGTTAAGAACGCAAGACGCAGGTCAGTGGAATGAATTAAACGCAAACTCTTGAGACTGTTTTAGAAAAGTTGAACTTATAATTTATGCGCCACATTTCTGAAAACACTATACGCCAGACTCATGCCTTCCGCCTAAcacatgtttacatagaaaagaATGGAAAGCAGTGCAATAGAATGCAAAAACTCGTTCTAATAATGACCCCTAAGTCATTGAATCGTTCattcaactgatttgttcaaaatccCTGAATCATTTAGAAATGAAACACCAGGGCTGTATctgaaatcgccccctatacccttaaatagggcactatttgaggggacagccatttgtagtggtgtccgaaaccatagtggacggtgttgagtgcactcattcaatcccacaatgcaccgcaatAACGAGTGTACAGCCGATGCACGCTCAGCGGCttgagaatacccataatgcacggTGAGAGTCGCACGCTGAATGAATTCCCGCATCTCGCCAGGAGGTCCAACATActataaattcctttttaaattgatcattaaaTCGTTTAATTAAGGTTTGTACATGCATGGCAGAGTTCAACATAAATattactactggagctgccagtttgctacaaattattattatacagcaagcacaaactatgtGAAAATGGCAGCCCTTCTGGCGCActcagtgtccgaattcactcatttcattcactccttcactATATTAGTGAAGTAATGTAGGggatagtgaatgagggtatagggggtgatttcggacacagcacATGACTGTGTGTTGCAAGttatacttaaagggataggcCATCCAAaacttaaaattctgtcatcgtttactcactctcatttcGCTCCAAACatgtatgcatttctttcttttgttgaacacaaatgaatatattttgaagaatgctaaTAACCAAAAGGTTTAATTTCCTATTGACTTTCCTATTGACTTCTGTTGTCCCTACAAtgcagtgtgtttttttttttaatgtgcacTATTTATAGACTGTGTATGTTTGTCACACTCAAGGAAGAGGCAGTGTCATGACCCCACGTGAACAGCTAAGGAAGATAACAGCGCTGGGAGAGCAAGGCGCTCTAGATGAGAAACACTGGTACCGACTGGTCAATGGCATGTCTGCTGGAGGTGAGAGTTCATCACAGAAGTGGCACTGTCCATGAAGCACTTTAAATAGAGCTGATCACAATCTTGAAGAAATATGGCTAAGAAAGAGCTAATACTATTACTGACACCTTCATCTGTTACCTTGCATGTGAAATAGAGTTGCGGCAAAGGCAGGAGCTCATGATGAGGAACCAGATGGCCATGGCTCCACAGATCTTGGCTCAGGGGCAGCAGAGACTGCAGGGTGTTCCCACACAGTTTGATCCCCGCTTCATGGAGAGGTATGTTAGAATGAACTCCAGTGAGATAGTAAAAGATATTAAAGGTGGAGTAGGTGATCTGAAAAATGCTAATGTTAGCCTGCTAGCATTGAAAGCATACGATCCCACCCTCCCCACATGGAAAGAAcctatatgtgtatatatgcgCATATATGAAACCTATAAGCAGTGTGTATGCacatatatgctgcatatatgcacatttatgataatatatatgctgcatatatgtgtatatatactgcatatatgctgcatatatgccctatatatactgcatatatgCGTATATATGCCACATATAGGCAAAATTGAGgtgcatatatgtgcatatacaggAAATATAGGTCTCCTGTATTGCTTCTTCATATCCACAATTCCGCATATCTATATAGCTAATGGCAGGATCTGGTCATTTTGTAGCTCATATCTCATTTTCGACTGTCATACATGATGCCTAGCTCATATTTTCTATTATCAAGGCAAAAACTAagaattaatggaaaaaaaatgatgCAAGAACTTATGTGCGAACACGTGAAATTGGTATCACATGTAATTGGCATGTTATGGAAtttaactacactctaaaaaaattggttcttcagcggttctttggggtggttaaggtgctatatagcaccactacCTTATAAACCCACATGGAAAaacctatataaacatatatgtttCAATATAGGTTTTGATATAGGTTTTGCATTTATGTGACATATATAAAATTGGCCGTTTTCCTATATTATAGGtacatatatgtatttataaattataaatcctCTTTATCTGCAGAGAACTTGTGCCGCCCACTGAGATGGTATCAGCTGATGCTAGACAAATCCACATGGGTGCCCACCTCGGCCCACCTATGCCCCCAAACTCCAATGTTATTCCAGGCAGGGGATTCCCTGGCTCAGGTTGGAATGGAATTATATACAGGTTAATATTAGAGGAAGCTTACTGAGCAAtctaattttgttaattttttaatttccagGTTACGGCTTCCTTCCGACTGAAACCATGGAGACGGTTGCCAGACGACAAGAGTTAATTCACAAACAGAACATAGCCAGGTGAATTTCAGTGTATTTGCCTGCCATGTAAAACAATATTAAGTATGATGAATACAATACAAagctattaataaatgtaattaataagtttgtttttttaatgaggATGGAGATGAATGCCATCCTGCACCAAAAAGAGTTGGAGAACGCCCACCAAAAGGGTCTTATTGGTATGGAGAATCCCATGATGTACCAGGGCATCCAACCCAATCCAATGGCCTTCAGGGGCCGCCAGCGACTCCCGGATGGTCATGATGTATTCGTCCACCGCACCACTCTTGAAGACCTGCATGCGAACAGTCTCCTCATGTCAAGCCCTTACCCACCGATCAGCACACTGCAAAGGGAGCGCGGACGCAGGACAGGCAGGAGGACCGCCAATCATAAGAGCTCAGACAGCAACATCACTCTCCCCAAAGGCCAATCAGAAGAGAAGAACATCGAGCAAAGTCCAGGAGGTGCCTCGGGGGAGGAGAAGGAAGCTGAAGGGAAAGGTGAAATGAGCAACGAAGCCACCAGCATCAAACCACACCAAACCAAAGTAGACACAGAGCTGTCTTCAGCCAGCAGTAGGAAAAGTTTTAAGGAAGGAGAGCCAGGGATTCGCAAGGCGTGTATTAGTGGACAGGAGGGTTGTGCAGAAGTCACCAACTGCAATGCTAGCACCAGCGACAAAGACATTTCCAACACTTGCTCGGCTTTCCAAGAAAAGTTTCTGTACCCGTCTGCCGCTGGCCCACTCACAGGGATGCCCTACATGCTCCCCGTGCCAGGAAATGGACTTCTACCACTCGGTGTGTGTGTTAGTTCCCCCTTTTTTAAAAGCAttggttgttttagtattatATAATGGTTGCAGTTTATTTTAGAGTAAATGCACTTACAGCGTAAATGAGCATACAGAGTAAATGTACTT
This region includes:
- the samd7 gene encoding sterile alpha motif domain-containing protein 7 codes for the protein MTPREQLRKITALGEQGALDEKHWYRLVNGMSAGELRQRQELMMRNQMAMAPQILAQGQQRLQGVPTQFDPRFMERELVPPTEMVSADARQIHMGAHLGPPMPPNSNVIPGRGFPGSGYGFLPTETMETVARRQELIHKQNIARMEMNAILHQKELENAHQKGLIGMENPMMYQGIQPNPMAFRGRQRLPDGHDVFVHRTTLEDLHANSLLMSSPYPPISTLQRERGRRTGRRTANHKSSDSNITLPKGQSEEKNIEQSPGGASGEEKEAEGKGEMSNEATSIKPHQTKVDTELSSASSRKSFKEGEPGIRKACISGQEGCAEVTNCNASTSDKDISNTCSAFQEKFLYPSAAGPLTGMPYMLPVPGNGLLPLGHPNMFLNGEEVSSLQDIRKWTVDDVFNFISEIPSCAEYAQTFKDHMIDGETLPLLTEEHLLDTLGLKLGPALKIRSQLSRRLGNMFYNMMNLHLPVSGLQPPPEKSGDRSSDISSPLNCNSVELLSSPRDTEALKSTEPVSEADNPSPTQMSETT